One Mycolicibacterium fortuitum subsp. fortuitum genomic window carries:
- a CDS encoding type IV toxin-antitoxin system AbiEi family antitoxin domain-containing protein, translating to MDIDDVLRLQSGVIARRQALEAGLQSHDIRRLLRRNEWARVHDGVYVDHTGPLTWLQRAWAAVLYAAPAALCLESALTGEGAVIHVAVSRDRGELAEPPGVRIHHLTHLQERALWHVGPPRLRVEEAALDVACQAISEFDAIAVLADACQSRRTTAPRLLQALDARQRVRRRRWLRAVLVDLAEGTCSVLEHGYLNRVERAHGLPRAARQMRSTSSEGVTYRDAEYAQRLVVELDGLLFHNTASARNRDAERDLDAAVDGRTTVRLSYRQVFDRPCRTAAKIARVMRRHGISVNGRVCGPDCEFTRAELAA from the coding sequence GTGGACATCGACGACGTGCTTCGCCTGCAGTCGGGGGTGATTGCGCGTCGGCAAGCCCTGGAAGCGGGGTTGCAGTCGCACGACATTCGAAGGTTGCTGCGGCGCAATGAGTGGGCGCGGGTCCACGACGGCGTATACGTCGATCACACGGGACCGTTGACCTGGCTGCAACGAGCCTGGGCCGCAGTGCTTTACGCGGCTCCGGCGGCGTTGTGCCTTGAATCGGCGTTGACCGGCGAGGGCGCGGTCATCCATGTCGCAGTCTCCCGCGACCGGGGCGAGCTGGCCGAACCGCCCGGAGTGCGCATCCACCATCTGACGCACCTGCAGGAGCGGGCGCTCTGGCACGTCGGTCCGCCTCGGCTGCGTGTCGAAGAAGCCGCCCTCGACGTCGCATGCCAGGCCATCTCGGAGTTCGATGCGATTGCGGTGCTGGCCGACGCTTGCCAGTCGCGACGCACTACCGCGCCACGTCTACTGCAGGCCCTCGACGCTCGCCAGCGGGTACGCAGACGACGTTGGCTACGGGCGGTGTTGGTTGACCTTGCCGAGGGCACCTGCTCAGTTCTCGAGCATGGGTACCTCAATCGTGTGGAACGGGCGCACGGGTTGCCCCGGGCCGCTCGTCAGATGCGGTCGACCTCGTCGGAGGGTGTGACGTACCGCGACGCTGAGTACGCTCAACGACTCGTGGTCGAACTCGATGGCCTCCTGTTCCACAACACGGCATCGGCGCGAAACAGGGATGCGGAGCGTGATCTGGACGCTGCGGTCGACGGCCGCACGACCGTGCGACTGTCCTACCGTCAGGTTTTTGACCGACCGTGCCGGACCGCCGCGAAGATCGCGCGGGTGATGCGGCGACACGGGATCAGTGTGAATGGCCGCGTGTGCGGTCCGGATTGCGAGTTCACCCGCGCTGAGTTGGCCGCCTGA
- a CDS encoding class I SAM-dependent methyltransferase has translation MPRTDNDTWDLATGVGATATGVAASRALASTAADPLISDPYARPLVDAVGVDYYVRLAQGDLVADGADEPLDPHVLADGMAIRTRYFDDFFLAAVDAGIRQAVILASGLDARAYRLPWPAGMTVFELDQPAVIEFKGRALAELGAAPAAQLHAIGIDLRQDWPAALRAHGFDPRTPTAWIAEGLLGYLPPDAQDRLFDNITELSAPGSRVATDWMAEHSELAENRIRALTDHQREQGLELDDLSDLIFSGDRNAVADYLAGTGWKPETTTAERMFAVHGRPFRREEAVAGLLDANYTAAELAA, from the coding sequence ATGCCACGCACCGACAACGACACCTGGGATCTGGCCACCGGCGTCGGGGCCACCGCCACCGGCGTAGCGGCTTCACGCGCGCTGGCCTCGACCGCCGCCGATCCCCTGATCTCCGACCCGTACGCCCGCCCCCTGGTCGACGCCGTCGGCGTGGACTACTACGTCCGCCTGGCCCAGGGCGACCTGGTCGCCGACGGTGCCGACGAGCCACTCGATCCGCACGTGCTCGCCGACGGCATGGCCATCCGCACCCGCTACTTCGACGACTTCTTCCTGGCCGCCGTCGACGCGGGCATCCGCCAGGCCGTCATCCTCGCCTCCGGACTCGATGCCCGCGCCTACCGGCTGCCTTGGCCGGCCGGGATGACGGTTTTCGAACTCGACCAGCCGGCGGTCATCGAGTTCAAGGGCCGTGCACTCGCCGAACTGGGCGCCGCCCCGGCCGCACAATTGCACGCCATCGGCATCGACCTGCGCCAGGACTGGCCGGCAGCTCTGCGCGCCCACGGCTTCGACCCCCGAACCCCCACCGCGTGGATCGCCGAGGGACTGCTCGGATATCTGCCTCCAGACGCCCAGGACCGGTTGTTCGACAACATCACCGAGCTGAGTGCCCCGGGCAGCCGCGTCGCCACCGACTGGATGGCCGAGCACTCCGAGTTGGCCGAGAACCGGATACGTGCCCTCACCGACCACCAACGCGAGCAGGGCCTGGAGCTCGATGACCTTTCGGACCTGATCTTCTCCGGCGATCGGAACGCCGTCGCGGACTATCTGGCCGGTACCGGCTGGAAGCCCGAAACCACTACGGCCGAAAGGATGTTCGCTGTCCACGGCAGGCCCTTCCGCCGCGAGGAGGCCGTCGCCGGGTTGCTCGACGCCAACTACACCGCCGCGGAACTGGCGGCCTGA
- the sepH gene encoding septation protein SepH yields the protein MRELRVVGLNVDGRRIICESDDSAKDMFSLRVDDRLRAAMRGDKVASNQTETDAEVQNVLRPKEIQAKIRAGASVEQLAAAAGVPVERVERFAHPVLLERARAAELATAAHPVLADGPSVLTLLETVTQAIVARGLDPDSIAWDAWRNEDSRWTVQLAWKAGRSDNVAHFRYSPGAHGGTVSASDDAARQLINPDFARPLRPVAAVPHLFDHHEADESHDVPAAAPEQFSRPAEPAPAPAPPAPKRSRKARATVPAWEDVLLGVRSSGTQP from the coding sequence ATGCGAGAACTCAGAGTCGTTGGTTTGAACGTAGACGGCAGACGCATCATCTGTGAATCCGACGACTCCGCCAAAGACATGTTCAGCTTGCGTGTCGATGACCGGCTGCGTGCCGCCATGCGCGGTGACAAGGTCGCCTCGAATCAGACCGAAACCGATGCAGAGGTGCAGAACGTGCTGCGACCCAAGGAGATTCAGGCCAAGATCCGCGCCGGGGCATCGGTTGAGCAGTTGGCCGCCGCAGCCGGGGTGCCTGTCGAACGGGTCGAGAGATTCGCCCATCCGGTGCTGCTGGAACGCGCGCGAGCGGCCGAGCTGGCCACCGCGGCGCATCCGGTTCTCGCCGACGGCCCCTCGGTGCTGACGCTGCTGGAAACCGTCACCCAAGCCATCGTGGCCCGCGGCCTGGACCCCGATTCGATCGCCTGGGACGCGTGGCGCAACGAGGACAGCCGCTGGACCGTTCAGCTGGCGTGGAAAGCCGGCCGGTCGGACAACGTCGCACACTTCCGCTACAGCCCGGGCGCCCACGGCGGCACCGTCTCCGCGTCGGACGATGCGGCCCGCCAGCTGATCAATCCCGATTTCGCCCGGCCGCTGCGCCCGGTCGCCGCCGTGCCCCACCTGTTCGATCACCACGAGGCCGACGAGTCCCACGACGTGCCGGCCGCGGCACCCGAGCAGTTCAGCCGCCCCGCCGAGCCCGCACCGGCGCCGGCTCCCCCGGCACCCAAGCGCAGCCGCAAGGCCCGCGCGACGGTTCCGGCCTGGGAGGACGTGCTGTTGGGCGTGCGCTCCTCGGGCACTCAGCCCTGA
- the serC gene encoding phosphoserine transaminase produces the protein MAELIIPADIKPRDGRFGCGPSKVRPEQLTALAAAGDLFGTSHRQAPIKNLVGRVRDGLRELFSVPDGYEVILGNGGSTAFWDAAAFGLIDKKSLHLTYGEFSSKFASCVAKNPFIGDPIIIKTDPGTAPQPQSDPSVDVVAWAHNETSTGVSVPVQRPDGDALVLIDATSAAGGLPVDIADTDAYYFAPQKNFAGDGGLWLAIVSPAALARIEAIAGSGRWVPDFLSLPIAVENSLKNQTYNTPAIATLILLAEQLDWLNGNGGLDWAVKRTADSSERLYAWAEAASFATPFVTDPALRSQVVGTIDFSDAVDAAAVAKVLRANGIVDTEPYRKLGRNQLRIGMFPAVDPDDVSALTSCVDWVVENL, from the coding sequence ATGGCTGAACTGATCATCCCCGCCGATATCAAGCCCCGCGACGGCCGATTCGGATGTGGACCCTCCAAGGTCCGCCCCGAGCAACTGACCGCGCTGGCCGCCGCCGGGGACCTGTTCGGCACCTCCCATCGTCAGGCACCGATCAAGAATCTGGTGGGCCGCGTCCGCGACGGGTTGCGTGAGCTGTTCTCGGTTCCCGACGGCTACGAGGTGATCCTGGGCAACGGCGGTTCGACCGCATTCTGGGACGCCGCAGCCTTCGGCTTGATCGACAAGAAGTCGCTGCACCTGACCTATGGCGAGTTCAGCTCGAAGTTCGCCTCGTGCGTCGCCAAGAATCCCTTCATCGGCGATCCGATCATCATCAAGACGGACCCGGGCACCGCGCCGCAGCCTCAGTCGGACCCGTCGGTCGATGTCGTGGCCTGGGCCCACAACGAGACCTCCACCGGCGTCTCGGTGCCGGTGCAGCGCCCCGACGGCGATGCGCTGGTGCTGATCGACGCCACCTCGGCCGCCGGCGGCCTGCCCGTCGACATCGCCGACACCGACGCGTACTACTTTGCGCCGCAGAAGAATTTCGCCGGCGACGGCGGCCTGTGGCTGGCCATCGTCAGCCCCGCGGCGCTGGCCCGCATCGAGGCGATCGCCGGCTCGGGCCGCTGGGTGCCGGACTTCCTGTCGCTGCCCATCGCGGTGGAGAACAGCCTCAAGAACCAGACCTACAACACCCCGGCCATCGCCACGCTGATCCTGCTCGCCGAGCAGCTCGACTGGCTCAACGGCAACGGCGGCCTGGACTGGGCGGTGAAGCGGACGGCGGACTCTTCCGAGCGCCTGTACGCGTGGGCCGAGGCGGCGAGCTTCGCCACCCCGTTCGTCACCGACCCGGCACTGCGCTCGCAGGTCGTCGGCACCATCGACTTCAGCGATGCGGTGGATGCCGCCGCGGTCGCCAAGGTGCTGCGCGCCAACGGGATCGTGGACACCGAGCCCTACCGCAAGCTCGGCCGTAACCAGTTACGGATCGGCATGTTCCCGGCCGTTGATCCCGACGACGTGAGCGCGCTGACCAGCTGCGTCGACTGGGTCGTCGAAAATTTGTGA